Proteins from a single region of Gasterosteus aculeatus chromosome 20, fGasAcu3.hap1.1, whole genome shotgun sequence:
- the kcnj14 gene encoding ATP-sensitive inward rectifier potassium channel 14, whose amino-acid sequence MMGAARVKRRFSAVVDGPVEEEEIMRLAQSAADTAWAGGSPTGTETPTSPSPTHAPNGKTLPLQTNNARRQSTIGVGGEAGEGGVRAGGMCSGLRSVRGSSVGGRGKGRSSPDQDSLSSPSTIKRRRPRRSSRRPRQRFVGKDGRCNVTFVNMSERGQRYLSDLFTTCVDIRWRWMLIIFTLSFLLSWLLFGFAFWLIAIVHGDLSIRLSPSSGSSPGSGEAGPGGEAGGEEVVEEPCFLQVNSFMAAFLFSLETQTSIGYGFRSVTEECPLAVMAVVLQCIVGCIIDAFIIGAVMAKIAKPKKRNETLIFSDTAVVALRDGKLCMMWRVGNLRKSHLVEAHVRAQLLKPRVTEEGEFLPLDNMDINVGFDTGTDRIFLVSPVTIVHEINDESPFFEIDRKTLEIDSELEVVVILEGMVEATAMTTQCRSSYLASEILWGHRFEPVLFEKKDCYQVDYSFFHRTYEIPNTPSCSAKELAEQKYIQSSRSSFCYENEVALQLVSPDDEPGKDPERPTTTTRRQSLAEQLHYN is encoded by the exons ATGATGGGAGCGGCACGTGTGAAACGCCGCTTCAGTGCTGTGGTCGATGGGccagtggaggaagaggagatcatGAGGCTGGCACAGAGTGCTGCAGACACGGCCTGGGCAGGGGGGAGTCCAACGGGTACAGAGACCCCAACCAGTCCCTCGCCTACTCATGCCCCGAACGGAAAAACTCTACCTCTTCAGACCAACAATGCACGGAGGCAGAGTACCATTGGAGTTGGgggagaagcaggagaaggCGGGGTGAGAGCTGGAGGAATGTGCTCCGGGCTAAGGAGTGTAAGAGGGAGTAGtgtaggaggaagagggaaaggCCGATCATCCCCAGACCAGGATTCGCTCTCTTCCCCTTCCACTATCAAACGCCGGCGACCCAGGCGCTCAAGCCGCCGGCCCCGACAACGCTTTGTTGGCAAGGACGGACGCTGCAACGTCACCTTCGTCAACATGAGCGAGAGGGGCCAACGCTACCTTAGCGATCTCTTCACCACCTGTGTGGACATCCGCTGGCGCTGGATGCTGATCATCTTcaccctctccttccttctctcctggCTGCTCTTTGGATTTGCCTTCTGGCTGATTGCCATTGTGCATGGGGACCTCTCCATTCGGCTTAGCCCCAGCTCTGGTTCTTCTCCGGGATCAGGAGAGGCCGGGCCTGGAGGAGAGGCCGGTGGAGAGGAAGTGGTTGAGGAGCCGTGCTTCCTGCAGGTGAACAGCTTCATGGCGGCCTTTCTATTCTCCTTGGAGACGCAGACATCCATCGGCTATGGATTTAGGAGCGTGACCGAAGAATGTCCCCTGGCGGTGATGGCGGTCGTtttgcagtgcattgtgggctGCATTATTGACGCCTTCATCATCGGGGCGGTCATGGCAAAGATTGCTAAGCCCAAGAAGCGCAACGAGACCCTGATCTTCTCTGACACAGCTGTGGTGGCGCTGAGGGACGGGAAACTGTGCATGATGTGGAGGGTCGGAAACCTACGCAAGAGCCACCTGGTAGAGGCACATGTTCGAGCACAACTACTGAAG CCAAGGGTGACAGAAGAGGGAGAGTTCCTCCCATTGGATAATATGGACATCAACGTGGGTTTTGACACTGGCACCGACCGCATCTTCTTGGTCTCGCCAGTGACGATTGTCCATGAGATCAACGACGAGTCCCCCTTCTTTGAGATTGACCGAAAAACCCTGGAGATCGACTCTGAATTGGAGGTGGTGGTTATACTCGAGGGTATGGTGGAGGCCACCGCCATGACCACGCAGTGCCGGAGCTCCTATCTGGCTTCTGAAATACTCTGGGGACACAGATTCGAACCAGTGCTCTTTGAGAAGAAAGACTGCTACCAG GTGGACTACTCGTTCTTCCATCGGACATATGAAATCCCAAACACACCTTCGTGCAGTGCTAAAGAGCTCGCCGAGCAGAAGTACATTCAAAGCTCACGCTCGTCATTCTGCTATGAGAACGAGGTCGCTCTGCAGCTCGTCTCCCCCGATGATGAGCCTGGCAAAGATCCCGAGCGTCCCACCACAACGACCCGAAGGCAATCCCTGGCAGAGCAACTCCACTACAACTGA